From the genome of Sphingobacterium sp. UGAL515B_05:
CTAACTTTTCCTACCGTTTCCTATAAATATTTGCATTCATTTCATTACGGCAAACCGTAAATGTTTTAAAATTCATTTTGCTACGTTAGCATATAATAAAAATTTGTAATAACATCAGGTACTTGCATCTATTTTCTTTTACTTATTAAGGTCAATCTTTTTTAACTGACATAATGACCTTAAGAGTTGGATAACCTAACGCTAAGGTTAAGTAAAATGCCAAAGATCAGGTCAAAGAATTTCTTGTAAACGGGACAATTTGTCGCCAAACAGTTTAGGGCATAATTACTGTGATCTAAAATTAAAAATTATAAACATATGGCAACCAGTGTAATTGCAAGACAGAGCGGTGACGACTTCCAATCAAAATTTTTTTGGCTAAAAGCGTGTGGATTGAATCTTCCACATACATGCATCAAAAAAGTTGCTTGGGAAATGGACTCTACGTTTGGATTTGATGACGTAGTGGTATATTATGACCCCTCTACCAAAGAATCAGGGTATGATGTGACAGAAGAATATTATCAAGTAAAATTTCATGTCGACCACAGGAGAGCATTTACATGCGAGGCGTTAATGGACCCTTCATTTATTGGAAATACCACGGAATCTATCTTGCAGAGATTGCACAAAAATTATAATAATGATCCTTCCACTTTTGCTTCAAAACGGTACAATATCGTTAACACCTGGGGTTTAGACCATAATGATGATCTACCCAAATTACTTGGAAATAATGGTGGCATTCGTCTCGATATTTTATTTAAAAACGGTCCGAGATCGGCCAATGGTAAAATAAGGGAAGCTTGGAAAGCTCACCTCCAAATTGACAACGATGAAGCCTTAAGAGATATTTTAGCGCCCTTGAGAATAATGCATAGTTTTGGGGATGAACGAAACGTAAAGGATCAGCTAAATTCTAATCTGTTACTATCAGGTTTAAGGCCCATCCCCGCCGATCAGCACTCCAGCAAATATAATGACCTAATACAAAAATTGCACGCTTCGGGCAAAAATGTCTTTACTAAAGATGAGCTTTTCGATATTTTGAAAGCTGAGGATCTTTATATTGGTAAAGCTGCTGATGAGGAAAACTTCTTTAAAGTCGGTGTACGAAGTTTTACAAAAGGTGCAGAAAATTTGCAAAATGAAGTTGATCAGTTAACCTGTTTTCTTCACTGCTTTTCGAGCAGATTTATTTTGGAAGAATATGCGGGAATGGAATTCATTAATGCAGAAATAAAAGCAATCGCAGCGAAAATAATAGAAAATAAAAAACCTGTCCTATTACACTTGGATACCCATTTGTCACTTGCAACTCTTTTAGGAGCGGAGCTCAATCCTAAATATGGTGTTCCAGAAATTACGCTGGTGCAAAAAACGTTCAATGGTAAGATGCTATGGAAAGCCGATACACAAATAGCATCAGCACACATGGGTCCCTTTTGGACAATTACTGAAGAACAACACCATTCTCACGGTGACGAAACTGTCTTGTCAATTAACGTAACACATAATATCATCGAAGATGTAAATGCATTCGTTGAAGAAAATCTCATCAACGTAAGAACATGTATTCACGCAACCATACTGCCAAAAATTGGTGCTACTTCATTGATTGATGCCAATCACGCAGTTTCAGCACTCGAAGAGCTGATAAATAATATGAGAACGATAAAACGCAAATCCTCAGCGATGGGAAAAGTTCATGTATTTATTGCTGCACCAAATGCCATGGCTTTCTATCTTGGTCAGAAAATCAGCCTGCTTGGAAAATCGGCGCTATATGAATTCGACTTTGAACAACAACGAAATGGTGGCTATCATGCTATTTTGGAAATATAATAACTTAATACTAAATCTAAATGAAAATTAATTCGTACTTCAATGACTTTTTGTCAAATATAAGACTAACATCCTCTCAAAAAGAGGATTTAAAAAGAGGACATAAGACATTACGGGATCGTCTTGCGGCCGATGATGATCTTAAGGATATCATCATTTCAACATTCCTTCAGGGTAGTTACAGAAGATCTACAGCAGTCAGACCTTTAAATGGTAAACGTGCAGATGTTGATGTGATAGTAGTTACTAACCTGAATAGAAATGAAATTACACCTCAACAGGCCATTGAAAAATTTATCCCTTTCGTAGAAAAACACTATAAGGGAAAGTACGAGATTCAGGGTCGATCGATTGGAATTGAACTATCTTACGTTGATCTGGATATCGTAATAACTTCTGCTCCCTCTGAATCGGATAAAGAATTACTAAAATCAAGCAGTGTGACGTCAAGTTTAATGCTTGAAGATTTTACAAACGATTATGAATGGCGCCTGACAAAAGGATGGAGCGATCCCGATCCTATGAAAGCTTTTAACTTTTTGGCAGAATCCGTAAAAAATCAAGCCGAGTGGAAAATGGAACCTTTATGGATACCGGACAGTGAAGCTGATTCATGGGACCAGACTCATCCGCTAGAGCAGATACGTTGGACTAGAGACAAGAACAAAAATACAAATAAGCATTTTGTAAATATTGTTAAAGCACTAAAATGGTGGAGGACTTTGAAACTAACTGACCTGAAATACCCAAAAGGATACCCCATTGAACATATGGTCGGTGACTGCTGTCCTGATGGAGTCACTTCTGTTGCTGAAGGTGTTTACATGACACTGCAGGGAATAGTTGACAACTACAGTTCAGAGAGATTATTGAGGGCCACTCCTATTCTTCCTGACCGAGGTGTGCCAGAACACAATGTTTGGAAAAGGGTTTCCAATGATGATTTTACTTCATTTTATGATTCTGTAGAGGAATATGCAGCCCTGGCCAAGGAGGCATTAGAGGCTGAAACTTTAAAGGAGCAAGTAGAAAAATGGAAAGAATTCTTTGGTGATAAATTTCCATCTTATGATGGCGACGAGACCAAAAATACGCTGTCCTCGGGTTCAGCTGGATTCACAACAAGAAAAGAAAATACAGATGCTGGACCAGGTAGATTCGCATAATTCGGAGCCTACCGAAATATTAAAAGCCGCTCGTAGGAAACTGGAGGATATTGAAGGTTACCAAATGCTAGAGGATCTGGCTTGGGATCACTTTGCAAAAAAGTGGAAACTGACCTTTAAAATATCAATTGAAAGCTCAAACCAAGACTTAGTGCCAAACGAAACCGTTTGGCATGTTTTACTTGACCACAATTATCCCAAAGGAAACATTTTAGTAATGCCTGACGGAAAAGATGGTATTACGAGCACCTTTCAGCATCAGGATTTTAATCATATCATTAAAGACAGGCCATGGTCCAGTGGTAAATTATGTCTGGATGAGAGTCAGGGAAGCTGGGGAAGAAAGCAATACCTTACCGAGCCAAAATTCGCAATATCAAGACTCTATTGGCATATTATAAGATGTCAAAGCTGGCTGGTCGCCGCCAGCAATGGTACTTTAGTTGAAGATGGCGATCCTTTTGAATTGCCAGCATTCCCACCAAGGCAGAAATATCAGCTTTTTTTTAACGAAAACAGGACTACATTTGAAAGCTGGTGTAAAACTGATCATAAGGACGGAACTCTCATTTATAAGCAATTGAGAAAGGATATTTATGCGGTCCTTCAATTCAAAAGCGACAATTTTAGCGTGGAGCAGAATTGGGGTAAATACATTA
Proteins encoded in this window:
- a CDS encoding SMODS domain-containing nucleotidyltransferase, with amino-acid sequence MKINSYFNDFLSNIRLTSSQKEDLKRGHKTLRDRLAADDDLKDIIISTFLQGSYRRSTAVRPLNGKRADVDVIVVTNLNRNEITPQQAIEKFIPFVEKHYKGKYEIQGRSIGIELSYVDLDIVITSAPSESDKELLKSSSVTSSLMLEDFTNDYEWRLTKGWSDPDPMKAFNFLAESVKNQAEWKMEPLWIPDSEADSWDQTHPLEQIRWTRDKNKNTNKHFVNIVKALKWWRTLKLTDLKYPKGYPIEHMVGDCCPDGVTSVAEGVYMTLQGIVDNYSSERLLRATPILPDRGVPEHNVWKRVSNDDFTSFYDSVEEYAALAKEALEAETLKEQVEKWKEFFGDKFPSYDGDETKNTLSSGSAGFTTRKENTDAGPGRFA
- a CDS encoding SAVED domain-containing protein, which encodes MATSVIARQSGDDFQSKFFWLKACGLNLPHTCIKKVAWEMDSTFGFDDVVVYYDPSTKESGYDVTEEYYQVKFHVDHRRAFTCEALMDPSFIGNTTESILQRLHKNYNNDPSTFASKRYNIVNTWGLDHNDDLPKLLGNNGGIRLDILFKNGPRSANGKIREAWKAHLQIDNDEALRDILAPLRIMHSFGDERNVKDQLNSNLLLSGLRPIPADQHSSKYNDLIQKLHASGKNVFTKDELFDILKAEDLYIGKAADEENFFKVGVRSFTKGAENLQNEVDQLTCFLHCFSSRFILEEYAGMEFINAEIKAIAAKIIENKKPVLLHLDTHLSLATLLGAELNPKYGVPEITLVQKTFNGKMLWKADTQIASAHMGPFWTITEEQHHSHGDETVLSINVTHNIIEDVNAFVEENLINVRTCIHATILPKIGATSLIDANHAVSALEELINNMRTIKRKSSAMGKVHVFIAAPNAMAFYLGQKISLLGKSALYEFDFEQQRNGGYHAILEI